One Candidatus Planktophila sp. DNA segment encodes these proteins:
- a CDS encoding class I SAM-dependent methyltransferase, producing the protein MEIATKCPICERLGNAVPVYPSNVDASSFSTEIFSARRLPDRRHYQWVRCNECTLLRSDPVLDVDLEKLYVESTFDYSTEVDGLKKTYFNLVKRALAGKNFKKSIFEVGGGNGFFLEAAKDGGFANVAGVEPSTEAIAAARSDIKPYMIASMMKAGVLPSNSFEVGTMFHTLDHLTDPVSTLKDCMGALQKGGVFIVAIHNERSWSARLMGERSPIIDVEHTHLYTRKSGEALFKKVGFIDVRSGAYNNHYSLAYILHLIPISRTFRKRVLESSVGTLLGKIKVVVPLGNMWVAGTKP; encoded by the coding sequence ATGGAGATCGCAACCAAGTGTCCAATCTGTGAGCGTTTGGGAAATGCCGTGCCTGTCTACCCGTCAAATGTAGATGCAAGTAGTTTTTCAACAGAGATTTTTTCGGCTCGTAGATTGCCAGATCGACGCCACTATCAATGGGTACGTTGCAATGAATGCACACTTCTACGCTCGGATCCTGTTTTAGATGTTGATTTGGAAAAACTATATGTCGAATCAACTTTCGATTATTCAACTGAGGTTGATGGATTGAAAAAGACATATTTCAACTTAGTAAAGAGAGCTTTAGCCGGAAAAAACTTCAAGAAATCTATCTTTGAAGTTGGTGGGGGAAATGGATTCTTCTTGGAAGCCGCGAAAGATGGTGGTTTTGCTAATGTCGCCGGTGTTGAGCCAAGTACTGAGGCGATTGCCGCGGCACGTTCAGATATAAAGCCATACATGATAGCCAGCATGATGAAAGCAGGAGTGCTGCCAAGTAATTCATTTGAAGTTGGAACCATGTTCCACACATTGGATCATTTAACAGATCCAGTCTCCACGTTAAAGGACTGTATGGGCGCCTTACAAAAAGGTGGAGTATTTATAGTAGCAATTCATAATGAGCGTTCGTGGTCGGCTCGTTTAATGGGAGAGCGCTCACCGATTATCGATGTAGAGCACACCCATCTATATACCCGTAAATCTGGCGAGGCGTTATTTAAGAAGGTTGGTTTTATCGATGTGCGCTCTGGTGCATACAACAACCACTATTCACTTGCCTATATTTTGCATTTAATTCCGATATCGCGAACTTTTCGTAAGCGTGTTTTAGAAAGCTCTGTTGGAACACTTCTTGGAAAAATTAAAGTGGTAGTCCCACTTGGGAACATGTGGGTTGCGGGGACTAAACCCTAA